GCGTTATAGAGATGGCCACGATAAACGAGCAGATAAGTGATTCAGCTTATGAGATCGCTGACATAGTACTGAGGGATGTCGAACCCCACCCAATAATAAGGAAGATAATGCATGATGTTGAGGAGGAGATAGGCAGGGTTAAGGTTCACCCAGGCTCGATACTAATTGGACAAACCCTGAAACAATTAAAGTTGCCTTCAAAGATCGGAGTGAGGCTGATAGCCATCAAGAGGGGGAACAGGTACATATACAACCCCTCAAGCGACGAAACGATAAAGGAGGGAGACGTGCTAATAGCGGTTGGGGCAGGAATAGATAAGCTGAGGGAGCTTTCAAATGAGAAATCGGAAGAGGAAGAAGAGCTAGACTGACCTCCTCCCCGCCCTAAAGGGCGAGGCTTTCAGAAGAAAAAAGTAACTCCCTTTTAATATTTTCAATATCCACCATACCAGCGCTCGGGAAGTTGTAAGGTTCTTTACCAGGCCTTTCGTTATAGTAGGGTCTGTTGCACCAAGGGCACCCCTGGGTTACGAAGGCCATTGGATTAATGCCATCCCTGGGGAATCCTACTAAGTTACCCTCTTCATCGAACTCAAAATCTCCCAAAGTAGCTCTTCCAGTCTTTATGAGATAGTGAGCCCACTGAATCCGACGGTACCTCTTTACGGATGGAGGTTTGTAGTTCTCAAGTGGGGTCCCCTTGATAGGGGTAAACGCAAAGAGTGACACAATACCACCTCTCCTGTAAACCTCGAATATCGTGCTTAGAACTTCACGATCAGTCTCTCCGAGTCCAACTATTATGTGGGCAACCCCCCTACCTCTACCAAACACTTTAACGACGTTGTCAAGGAAGTCCCACATATCCCTCCAAGAATATCTTGAGATCTTAATTTCCTTGTATAATCTCTCACTTGCAACATCCAGACCTATCCCAATGTAGTCAACGTTAAATCTTTTAAATTTCTCAAGAATATCCCTCTTAACTGGAGTTATTGAGATTGAAATTGGGACTTCAAGCTTTTGGAGCGCCTCGAGGACTGTAAAAATATCATCAGTAAGACCAGGATAGTCTATCGTCTGGAGGCATATCCTCTTAAATCCT
This is a stretch of genomic DNA from Pyrococcus kukulkanii. It encodes these proteins:
- a CDS encoding potassium channel family protein; translation: MKELEEIKDCLIEMKNLSSLMVDLALSSVMYNSEEIAEEVYILEEKIDELTLKVKKLALRAAKNLDDPESMLSVIEMATINEQISDSAYEIADIVLRDVEPHPIIRKIMHDVEEEIGRVKVHPGSILIGQTLKQLKLPSKIGVRLIAIKRGNRYIYNPSSDETIKEGDVLIAVGAGIDKLRELSNEKSEEEEELD
- a CDS encoding radical SAM protein; the encoded protein is MKVRVSYGTAIAMGLIKAKLLARPTTAYLMTYHEGKCLNDCKFCPQARSSRASADKLSRVTWPVFDLSQIVEKFPQGGFKRICLQTIDYPGLTDDIFTVLEALQKLEVPISISITPVKRDILEKFKRFNVDYIGIGLDVASERLYKEIKISRYSWRDMWDFLDNVVKVFGRGRGVAHIIVGLGETDREVLSTIFEVYRRGGIVSLFAFTPIKGTPLENYKPPSVKRYRRIQWAHYLIKTGRATLGDFEFDEEGNLVGFPRDGINPMAFVTQGCPWCNRPYYNERPGKEPYNFPSAGMVDIENIKRELLFSSESLAL